A window of the Nisaea acidiphila genome harbors these coding sequences:
- a CDS encoding UDP-2,3-diacylglucosamine diphosphatase, translating to MNSQKGIDRYRAIWISDIHLGTKGCQADYLLDFLRHTESDYLYLVGDIIDIWRMKRSWSWRQSHNDVLQKLLRKARKGTKVMFLPGNHDEMFRGFLGENFGQIEVRDEHIHVTRDGRRFLILHGDQYDVVVKYNKWLALVGDGAYNLALTLNTHFNQLRRLLGYPYWSLSAYLKNKAKRAVEFIGNFENALADEAMKRGVDGIICGHIHKAEMKQIGSVTYCNDGDWVESCTALVEHTDGRMEILNWAEIRHLTFA from the coding sequence ATGAACAGTCAGAAAGGCATCGACCGCTACCGGGCGATCTGGATCTCCGACATTCATCTCGGAACCAAGGGCTGCCAGGCGGACTACCTGCTCGACTTCCTCAGGCACACTGAGTCCGACTATCTCTACCTGGTCGGAGACATCATCGATATCTGGCGCATGAAGCGCTCCTGGTCCTGGAGGCAAAGCCACAACGACGTGCTGCAGAAGCTGCTACGCAAGGCGCGCAAAGGCACGAAGGTGATGTTCCTGCCGGGCAATCACGACGAGATGTTCCGCGGTTTTCTCGGCGAGAATTTCGGCCAGATCGAGGTCCGCGACGAACATATTCACGTCACCCGCGACGGCCGGCGATTCCTGATCCTGCACGGCGACCAGTACGACGTGGTGGTGAAATACAACAAGTGGCTCGCCCTGGTCGGCGACGGCGCCTACAACCTCGCGCTCACGCTCAACACCCATTTCAACCAGCTCCGTCGTCTTCTGGGCTACCCTTACTGGTCGCTGTCGGCCTACCTGAAAAACAAGGCCAAGAGGGCGGTCGAATTCATCGGGAATTTCGAGAACGCGCTGGCGGACGAGGCAATGAAGCGCGGGGTCGACGGCATCATCTGCGGCCATATCCACAAGGCCGAAATGAAACAGATCGGCAGCGTCACCTACTGCAATGACGGCGATTGGGTGGAAAGCTGCACCGCCCTTGTCGAACATACCGACGGCCGCATGGAAATCCTGAACTGGGCCGAGATCCGACATCTCACCTTCGCCTGA
- a CDS encoding DUF4170 domain-containing protein: protein MAFWVIGGEYTDTSFTHIKGGDAETKIGPFPDYETAKSVWGKLAWEHVDDAHTRYRIWDDGSEQFWVVGGTYKSTDFSETVDGSPENRIGPFESYEAAKAEWQKRAWESVDDAHTRYRIEKVSG, encoded by the coding sequence ATGGCTTTTTGGGTTATCGGCGGCGAGTATACGGATACCAGCTTCACCCATATCAAGGGCGGTGACGCTGAAACCAAGATCGGCCCCTTCCCGGACTATGAAACCGCGAAATCGGTCTGGGGAAAGCTCGCCTGGGAGCATGTCGACGACGCGCATACGCGCTACCGGATCTGGGACGACGGCTCGGAGCAGTTCTGGGTTGTTGGCGGCACCTATAAATCGACGGATTTCAGCGAGACCGTCGACGGTTCTCCGGAAAACCGGATCGGTCCCTTCGAAAGCTACGAAGCGGCCAAGGCCGAGTGGCAGAAGCGCGCCTGGGAAAGTGTCGACGACGCGCACACCCGGTATCGCATCGAAAAAGTCAGCGGCTGA
- a CDS encoding glycosyltransferase family 4 protein → MKILLVSDAWFPQVNGVVRTLNTVIGELREMGHEVETITPDQFKTVPCPTYPEIRLACWPFFRVPAMIEAARPDAIHIATEGPLGMTARRYCVRNKLPFTTAYHTRFPEYVQPRLGVPVAWTYKVMRHFHGKSAGVMVATKSIRADLEARGFDNIKDWSRGVDTELFRPQAKDAIDAKRPVFMFVGRVAVEKNLPAFLELDLPGSKVVVGDGPDMDMLKKKFPETIFVGAKKGEELARHYAAADVFVFPSRTDTFGLVMLEALASGVPVAAFPVPGPLDVIASDKVGVLSEDLRDAALKALELKPEDCRAYALGFSWRACAEQFFGNLAPFDSDAAFGRFDTRGSRAA, encoded by the coding sequence ATGAAAATCCTCCTCGTCTCGGATGCCTGGTTTCCCCAGGTGAACGGCGTCGTCCGTACCCTGAACACGGTGATCGGCGAGCTGCGGGAGATGGGCCACGAGGTCGAGACGATCACGCCCGACCAGTTCAAGACGGTACCCTGCCCGACCTACCCGGAAATCCGCCTCGCCTGCTGGCCGTTCTTCCGGGTCCCGGCGATGATCGAGGCGGCCCGGCCGGACGCGATCCATATCGCGACCGAAGGCCCGCTCGGGATGACCGCGCGGCGCTATTGCGTGCGCAACAAGCTGCCCTTCACCACCGCCTATCACACGCGGTTCCCGGAATATGTCCAGCCGCGTCTCGGCGTGCCGGTCGCCTGGACCTACAAGGTCATGCGGCATTTCCACGGCAAGTCCGCGGGCGTCATGGTGGCGACGAAATCCATCCGCGCCGATCTCGAAGCGCGCGGCTTCGACAATATCAAGGACTGGAGCCGCGGCGTGGACACCGAGCTGTTCCGCCCGCAGGCGAAGGACGCGATCGACGCCAAGCGTCCGGTCTTCATGTTCGTCGGCCGCGTCGCCGTGGAGAAGAACCTGCCGGCCTTCCTCGAACTGGACCTCCCGGGCTCCAAGGTCGTCGTCGGCGACGGCCCCGACATGGACATGCTGAAAAAGAAGTTCCCGGAGACGATCTTCGTCGGGGCCAAGAAGGGCGAGGAACTGGCGCGCCACTATGCGGCGGCCGATGTCTTCGTCTTCCCGAGCCGGACCGACACCTTCGGCCTCGTCATGCTGGAAGCGCTGGCCTCCGGCGTGCCGGTCGCGGCCTTTCCGGTACCGGGACCGCTCGACGTGATCGCCTCCGACAAGGTCGGCGTGCTCTCGGAAGATCTCCGGGACGCCGCGCTGAAAGCGCTCGAGCTGAAGCCGGAAGACTGCCGCGCCTATGCGCTCGGCTTCAGCTGGCGCGCCTGCGCCGAACAGTTTTTCGGCAATCTCGCACCGTTCGATTCCGATGCGGCCTTCGGGCGCTTCGACACGCGCGGCAGCCGCGCGGCCTGA
- a CDS encoding ribonuclease E inhibitor RraB → MPVFEQHGKYRLERDGFILKLDASGQVNDETILAYTQEVLDAVQEFGGEPFAIYSRYDGQVLLTHEAESRLRDNIAERVAAGMCAAALNLNNSDYRLIVAAQIGGLYEEMGVPWREFEKYEDAKSWLEAHIADARQRASG, encoded by the coding sequence ATGCCTGTATTCGAGCAGCATGGCAAATACCGTCTAGAGCGCGACGGCTTTATTCTGAAGCTCGATGCGTCGGGGCAGGTGAACGACGAAACCATCTTAGCCTATACGCAAGAGGTTCTCGATGCCGTTCAAGAATTTGGCGGGGAACCGTTCGCGATTTATTCCCGGTATGACGGCCAGGTTCTCCTGACCCACGAAGCTGAATCCCGGCTCAGAGATAATATCGCTGAACGTGTTGCGGCGGGAATGTGCGCCGCAGCGCTCAATCTCAATAACTCGGATTATCGGCTGATCGTCGCTGCGCAGATCGGCGGACTGTACGAAGAAATGGGCGTCCCGTGGCGGGAATTCGAAAAATACGAAGATGCGAAGTCATGGCTTGAGGCTCATATTGCCGATGCGCGTCAGCGGGCCAGTGGCTGA
- a CDS encoding lysophospholipid acyltransferase family protein, with protein sequence MLKRLLRTETGREVASRLLAGLIRLLACTIRWQTLNPEIRDRALGSDQPAIGAFWHNRIMLMTEIWPRGRPMAMLQSKHPDGRLIARTIQHLGIDDIVGSAGKGKGGAQAIRAMLRALKNGSSVAITPDGPRGPRMRVSDGIIALARMSGAPIYPVTWNVSRRRVLRSWDRFILALPFSRGIFVWGPPIHVPRDADAETQERLRLELETRLNQLCEEADRALGTEPIRPADTEPAAA encoded by the coding sequence ATGCTGAAGCGACTGTTGCGCACGGAGACTGGCCGCGAGGTCGCAAGCCGCCTGCTGGCAGGCCTGATACGCTTACTTGCATGCACCATCCGCTGGCAGACCCTGAACCCGGAAATTCGCGATCGGGCGCTTGGCAGCGACCAGCCCGCGATCGGCGCCTTCTGGCACAATCGCATCATGCTGATGACCGAGATCTGGCCGCGCGGCCGCCCGATGGCGATGCTGCAGTCGAAACATCCCGACGGACGGCTGATCGCCCGCACCATCCAGCATCTCGGCATCGACGACATCGTCGGGTCGGCCGGCAAGGGCAAGGGCGGGGCCCAGGCGATCCGCGCCATGCTGCGCGCGCTGAAGAACGGCAGCTCCGTCGCCATCACGCCGGACGGGCCGCGCGGCCCGCGGATGCGGGTCAGCGACGGCATCATCGCACTCGCCCGCATGAGCGGCGCGCCGATCTATCCCGTGACCTGGAACGTCTCACGCCGCCGGGTGCTGCGAAGCTGGGACCGCTTCATCCTCGCCCTGCCTTTCTCGCGCGGAATCTTCGTCTGGGGCCCACCGATCCACGTTCCGCGCGACGCCGATGCCGAAACGCAGGAACGCCTCCGCCTTGAACTAGAGACCCGCCTCAACCAGCTTTGCGAAGAGGCGGACCGGGCGCTCGGAACCGAGCCGATCCGGCCCGCCGATACGGAACCGGCGGCGGCATGA
- a CDS encoding TldD/PmbA family protein: MSDIGGLELLDSLIGKALKAGADSVDAVHLTGRSLSASQRLGKPEAIERSEGNDIGLRVLIGKQQASVSGSDTAPDALDELVERAVAMAKVAPEDPFAGIADASEIATDRPGIEMFDPYEPSAEDLTELAAKAEEAGLAVEGITNSEGGDAGWSTTEVAVAASNGFSGQYRRSSFSVSAVLLAGEGQGMERDYDYSAKVFFADLEDPAEIGRRAGERTVRRLNPKRPNSQRVPVIFDPRVSRSLLGHLSSAINGASIARGTSFLKDKMGEQIFADGIRIADDPLRDRGFRSRPFDAEGLASKKLMIVEDGRLASWLLDLSTARQLGMSSNGRASRGVGGPPSPSATNLFLEPGDTSPEDLIKSVGTGLYITDMMGSSVSTVTGDYSRGAGGFWIENGELTYPVSEITVAGHLSEIFKNLKPASDLTFKYGTDAPTVLVEGLTLAGANG, from the coding sequence ATGTCGGATATCGGCGGACTGGAACTGCTCGACAGCCTGATCGGCAAGGCGCTCAAGGCGGGCGCGGACTCTGTGGACGCGGTGCATCTGACCGGGCGTTCGCTCTCCGCGTCGCAGCGTCTCGGCAAACCGGAAGCGATCGAACGTTCGGAAGGCAACGATATCGGGCTGCGCGTCCTGATCGGAAAGCAGCAGGCCTCGGTTTCCGGCTCCGACACCGCGCCGGACGCGCTCGACGAGCTTGTCGAACGCGCCGTCGCCATGGCGAAAGTGGCTCCGGAAGATCCCTTTGCCGGCATCGCCGACGCATCCGAGATCGCCACAGACCGCCCCGGGATCGAGATGTTCGATCCCTATGAGCCCTCTGCCGAGGATCTGACGGAACTCGCCGCAAAGGCGGAGGAAGCCGGACTCGCGGTTGAAGGCATCACCAATTCCGAAGGCGGCGACGCGGGTTGGAGCACCACCGAGGTCGCGGTCGCGGCCAGCAACGGGTTTTCCGGCCAGTACCGCCGTTCGAGCTTTTCCGTCTCGGCCGTCCTGCTCGCCGGCGAAGGCCAAGGCATGGAGCGGGACTACGATTATTCCGCCAAGGTGTTTTTCGCCGATCTCGAGGATCCGGCCGAGATCGGCCGCCGCGCCGGAGAGCGCACGGTCCGCCGCCTCAATCCGAAGCGGCCGAACTCCCAGCGCGTGCCAGTCATTTTCGACCCGAGGGTCAGCCGCTCCCTCCTCGGACATCTGTCCTCCGCGATCAACGGCGCGTCGATCGCACGCGGCACCAGTTTCCTGAAAGACAAGATGGGCGAGCAGATCTTCGCCGACGGCATCCGCATCGCCGACGACCCGTTGCGCGACCGCGGTTTCCGCTCCCGTCCGTTCGACGCCGAGGGTCTCGCGTCGAAAAAGCTGATGATCGTAGAGGACGGGCGGCTCGCCTCCTGGCTGCTCGATCTCTCCACCGCGCGCCAGCTCGGCATGTCGAGCAACGGCCGGGCCTCCCGCGGCGTCGGCGGGCCGCCGAGCCCGTCGGCCACCAATCTCTTTCTGGAGCCGGGCGACACCAGCCCCGAGGATCTGATCAAATCCGTGGGCACCGGGCTCTACATCACCGACATGATGGGCTCCAGCGTCAGCACCGTGACCGGCGATTACAGCCGCGGCGCGGGCGGGTTCTGGATCGAGAACGGCGAGCTCACCTATCCGGTCTCCGAAATCACCGTCGCCGGGCACCTGAGCGAGATCTTCAAGAACCTGAAACCGGCGAGCGACCTCACCTTCAAGTATGGAACGGATGCCCCGACGGTGCTTGTGGAAGGCCTGACCCTGGCCGGCGCGAACGGCTGA
- the glyS gene encoding glycine--tRNA ligase subunit beta, which produces MSELLVELFSEEIPARMQKKAADDLLQLLTDKLKKAGLEGSSSAAYVTPRRLVAVIDGLPEKQPDTREERRGPKADAPEKALEGFLGSVGLTLEQCEKRETPKGTFLYAVVETKGAETISVLPGIVAEAVKDLAWPKSMRWGRHAFRWVRPMHGVLAVFGGETLKGAIDLGGGELSFTNETKGHRFLAPDAIAVTGFADYAAKLRDAYVIVDREERKSIIMEGATALAESEGLTLKPDQGLLEEVCGLVEWPVPVMGRIDDAFMDVPAEALVTSMRSHQKYFSAEKADGSLAARFITVSNMKADEKRDETIRAGNEKVLRARLSDAKFFWDQDRAAKLESRRAKLSDILFYQKLGTVADKVARMEKLSGWLSDHVPGADAAKAGRAAALCKADLVTEMVGEFPELQGIMGRYYALHDGEAPEVADAIADHYAPQGPNDRCPTAPESVVVALADKIDTLAGFFAIDEKPTGSKDPFALRRAALGVIRLIVENKLRLPLAQVFEQAARLYEGLGAPDGILDFFADRLKVHLREAGVRHDLVSAVFALGGEDDLVRLLARVEALQAVLSTDDGANLLAGVRRAGNIVKAEEKKDGTSYEGTPDDTLLDQAEEKTLSQSLVIAEEGADKALADENFEGAMAAIAGLRGPVDAFFDKVTVNVDDASVRKNRLALLARVGATANRIADFSRIEG; this is translated from the coding sequence ATGTCTGAGCTTCTCGTCGAACTCTTTAGCGAGGAAATTCCGGCCCGCATGCAGAAGAAGGCGGCGGACGACCTGCTCCAGCTGCTGACGGACAAGCTGAAAAAGGCCGGGCTGGAAGGCAGCTCCTCCGCCGCATATGTCACTCCGCGCCGGCTGGTGGCGGTCATCGACGGTCTGCCGGAGAAGCAGCCGGACACGCGCGAGGAGCGCCGCGGCCCGAAGGCGGATGCACCGGAGAAAGCCCTCGAGGGCTTCCTCGGGTCCGTCGGCCTGACGCTGGAGCAGTGCGAGAAGCGGGAAACCCCGAAAGGCACTTTCCTCTATGCCGTGGTCGAGACCAAGGGCGCGGAGACGATATCCGTATTGCCGGGCATCGTCGCTGAGGCTGTGAAGGATCTCGCCTGGCCGAAAAGCATGCGCTGGGGGCGCCACGCCTTCCGCTGGGTGCGTCCGATGCACGGCGTGCTCGCGGTCTTCGGCGGCGAGACGCTCAAGGGCGCGATCGATCTCGGCGGCGGTGAACTCAGTTTCACCAACGAAACGAAGGGCCATCGCTTCCTCGCACCGGACGCGATCGCCGTCACCGGTTTCGCCGATTACGCCGCCAAGCTGCGCGACGCCTACGTGATCGTCGATCGCGAGGAGCGCAAGTCGATCATCATGGAAGGCGCGACGGCACTCGCTGAATCGGAAGGGCTCACGCTCAAGCCGGATCAGGGCCTGCTCGAGGAGGTTTGCGGTCTCGTCGAATGGCCGGTGCCGGTGATGGGCCGGATCGACGACGCTTTCATGGACGTACCGGCGGAAGCGCTGGTCACCTCCATGCGCAGCCACCAGAAGTATTTCTCCGCCGAGAAGGCCGACGGCAGCCTGGCTGCCCGCTTCATCACCGTCTCCAACATGAAGGCGGACGAAAAGCGCGACGAGACGATCCGGGCCGGTAACGAGAAGGTGCTGCGCGCCCGTCTCTCCGACGCCAAGTTCTTCTGGGATCAGGACCGGGCGGCGAAGCTGGAAAGCCGGAGGGCGAAGCTTTCCGACATTCTGTTCTATCAGAAGCTCGGAACCGTCGCGGACAAGGTCGCGCGAATGGAGAAGCTGTCCGGCTGGCTCTCGGACCACGTTCCGGGCGCCGACGCCGCCAAGGCCGGACGTGCCGCCGCGCTCTGCAAGGCGGATCTCGTGACCGAGATGGTCGGCGAGTTCCCGGAATTGCAGGGCATCATGGGCCGCTACTACGCGCTGCATGATGGCGAGGCGCCGGAAGTCGCCGACGCGATTGCCGATCACTATGCGCCGCAGGGACCGAACGACCGCTGCCCGACGGCACCGGAAAGCGTTGTCGTGGCGCTCGCCGACAAGATCGACACGCTGGCGGGCTTCTTCGCCATCGACGAGAAGCCGACCGGCTCGAAGGACCCCTTCGCGCTCCGCCGTGCGGCGCTCGGCGTCATCCGGCTCATCGTCGAGAACAAGCTGCGCCTGCCGCTGGCGCAAGTCTTCGAACAGGCGGCCCGTCTCTATGAGGGACTAGGCGCGCCGGACGGTATCCTCGATTTCTTCGCCGATCGCCTCAAGGTGCATCTGCGCGAGGCGGGCGTGCGCCATGACCTGGTGTCCGCCGTCTTCGCGCTCGGCGGCGAGGACGATCTGGTGCGGCTGCTCGCCCGGGTCGAGGCGCTGCAGGCGGTGCTCTCTACGGACGACGGCGCCAATCTGCTCGCGGGCGTCCGCCGGGCCGGCAATATCGTGAAGGCCGAGGAGAAGAAGGACGGCACCTCTTACGAAGGCACGCCCGACGACACTCTGCTGGATCAGGCCGAGGAAAAGACGCTGTCTCAATCTCTCGTGATTGCGGAGGAAGGCGCGGACAAGGCGCTTGCCGACGAGAATTTCGAGGGCGCGATGGCGGCCATCGCCGGGCTGCGCGGTCCGGTCGATGCCTTCTTCGACAAGGTCACGGTGAATGTCGACGACGCGTCTGTCCGGAAGAACCGTCTCGCCCTGCTGGCGCGGGTCGGCGCGACGGCCAACAGGATTGCGGACTTCTCCCGGATCGAGGGATAG
- a CDS encoding glycine--tRNA ligase subunit alpha, protein MSIPGEAVPRTDFQSLILTLQSYWASKGCVILQPYDMEVGAGTFHPATTLRSLGPDEIWKAAYVQPSRRPTDGRYGENPNRLQHYYQFQVLVKPSPADSQELYLGSLKAIGLDPMDHDIRFVEDDWESPTLGAWGLGWEVWCDGMEISQYTYFQQVGGIDCDPVPLELTYGLERIATYIQGVDSIYDLDWDGVPKEQGGKTYADIYQQAEREFSTWNFEIADTETLFQHFKDAEAECERILADARPLPLPAYDQCMKASHVFNLLDARGVISVTERQAYIGRVRALAKSCCERWVEAGKAQKEAANV, encoded by the coding sequence ATGTCGATACCCGGCGAAGCGGTTCCGCGAACCGACTTTCAGTCTCTCATCCTGACCTTGCAGAGCTACTGGGCAAGCAAGGGATGCGTGATCCTGCAGCCCTATGACATGGAAGTCGGCGCCGGTACCTTCCATCCGGCGACGACTTTGCGCTCGCTCGGTCCGGACGAGATCTGGAAGGCGGCCTATGTACAGCCGTCCCGCCGTCCGACCGACGGCCGCTACGGCGAGAACCCGAACCGTTTGCAGCACTATTATCAATTTCAGGTGCTGGTGAAGCCGTCCCCGGCGGATAGCCAGGAACTCTATCTCGGCTCCCTGAAAGCGATCGGCCTCGACCCGATGGATCACGACATCCGTTTCGTCGAGGACGATTGGGAAAGCCCGACACTCGGCGCCTGGGGCCTTGGCTGGGAGGTCTGGTGCGACGGGATGGAGATCTCGCAATACACCTACTTCCAGCAGGTCGGCGGTATCGACTGCGACCCGGTTCCGCTGGAACTGACCTACGGGCTGGAGCGCATTGCGACCTATATCCAGGGCGTGGACTCGATCTACGACCTCGACTGGGACGGTGTGCCGAAGGAGCAGGGCGGCAAGACCTACGCCGACATTTACCAGCAGGCCGAACGCGAATTCTCCACCTGGAACTTCGAGATCGCGGATACCGAGACCCTGTTCCAGCACTTCAAGGATGCGGAAGCCGAGTGTGAGCGCATCCTCGCCGATGCACGGCCCCTGCCGCTGCCGGCCTATGACCAGTGCATGAAAGCGAGCCATGTCTTCAACCTGCTGGATGCGCGCGGCGTGATCAGCGTGACCGAGCGCCAGGCCTATATCGGCCGCGTGCGGGCGCTGGCGAAGAGCTGCTGCGAGCGCTGGGTCGAGGCGGGCAAGGCCCAGAAGGAGGCCGCAAATGTCTGA
- a CDS encoding YHS domain-containing (seleno)protein, whose protein sequence is MSYKSGLSRLFLVIAAVGLVAAVAREPQTKEHIALVDPSVSIRDGFAIDGYDPVAYFSDHKAVRGNETLAVEFNGARFLFANRENRDRFLTDPRHFLPQFGGFSTYGVAKGKLYAADPEVFDIIDGRLYLSRNEKVRDLWQRNPAGYIDLAENNWRDIQAR, encoded by the coding sequence ATGAGCTACAAAAGTGGCTTGTCGCGGCTGTTCCTCGTAATCGCCGCCGTCGGACTGGTCGCCGCGGTCGCCCGCGAGCCCCAGACGAAAGAGCATATCGCCCTTGTCGACCCGTCCGTGAGCATTCGGGATGGGTTTGCCATCGATGGGTATGACCCCGTCGCCTATTTCAGCGATCACAAAGCCGTTCGCGGAAACGAAACGCTCGCCGTCGAGTTCAACGGCGCGCGCTTCCTGTTCGCCAACAGGGAAAATCGCGACCGCTTCCTGACCGACCCGCGCCACTTCCTGCCCCAGTTCGGCGGGTTCAGCACCTACGGCGTCGCCAAGGGCAAGCTCTACGCGGCGGATCCGGAGGTGTTCGACATCATCGACGGACGGCTCTATCTCAGCCGCAACGAGAAGGTGCGCGACCTCTGGCAGCGCAACCCCGCGGGCTATATCGATCTCGCGGAAAATAACTGGCGCGACATCCAGGCACGCTAG
- a CDS encoding diacylglycerol/lipid kinase family protein, with product MDQITGESGRMVAGEPQGSCPDGGRRHVVVIYNPKAGQRRYPLYSAVLEGLKRRGVKVTVLETGARGDAEAFARHARQHSLMHTDDAPDAVVAAGGDGTINEVVNGMSGGTLPLAILPLGTANVLAAEIGLAVKPEIIAETIWRGPAIEARLGDVNGHRFTLMAGVGLDADVVASVDTRVKAWLGKGAYVLTTLHQLATYRPHYYRVAINGDTYRAASVVVAKAHYYGGTFVCAPDARLESDLLHVCLFERAGRWNAIRYAANMMTGRLPSAAGYRIIQTRAVSIWAEEGAYSGDPVQADGDIVTNLPASISLPSEPLRLVMPKQGS from the coding sequence TTGGATCAAATAACCGGCGAATCGGGCCGGATGGTTGCAGGCGAGCCGCAGGGCTCCTGTCCGGACGGAGGGCGGCGGCATGTTGTCGTCATCTACAATCCGAAAGCGGGCCAGCGGCGCTATCCGCTTTATTCTGCCGTTCTGGAAGGGCTGAAACGCCGCGGGGTCAAGGTCACGGTGCTGGAGACCGGGGCGCGCGGCGACGCGGAAGCTTTCGCCCGGCATGCCCGCCAGCACAGCCTGATGCATACCGACGATGCGCCGGACGCGGTGGTGGCCGCAGGCGGCGACGGCACGATCAACGAAGTCGTGAACGGCATGAGCGGGGGCACCCTGCCGCTCGCCATCCTGCCGCTTGGGACCGCCAATGTGCTGGCGGCCGAGATCGGATTGGCGGTGAAGCCGGAAATCATCGCCGAGACGATCTGGCGCGGACCGGCGATCGAGGCGCGTCTCGGCGACGTCAACGGGCACCGCTTCACCCTGATGGCCGGAGTCGGGCTCGACGCGGACGTGGTCGCCAGCGTCGATACCAGGGTGAAGGCCTGGCTCGGCAAGGGCGCCTATGTGCTGACCACCCTGCATCAGCTCGCGACCTACCGGCCGCATTACTACCGGGTGGCCATCAACGGCGATACCTACAGGGCCGCGTCAGTGGTGGTCGCCAAGGCGCATTATTACGGCGGTACCTTCGTCTGCGCGCCCGATGCCCGGCTCGAATCTGACTTGCTGCATGTCTGTCTGTTCGAGCGGGCCGGGCGCTGGAATGCGATCCGTTATGCCGCGAATATGATGACGGGCCGTCTGCCATCCGCCGCCGGCTACCGGATCATTCAGACCCGCGCGGTCTCGATCTGGGCCGAGGAAGGCGCCTATAGCGGGGACCCGGTGCAGGCGGACGGCGACATTGTCACCAATCTGCCCGCCAGTATTTCCCTGCCGTCCGAGCCGCTCCGGCTGGTTATGCCCAAGCAGGGCTCCTAG
- a CDS encoding UbiD family decarboxylase produces the protein MPFSSLRDFMAQLESKGRLRRVTEPVSPVLEMTEIQTRLLAEGGPAVLFENVVGPDGRKYGMPALANLFGTVERVAWGMDREPEQLREVGETLAFLRQPEPPGGWREALDMLPLLKTVMAMKPRTVGYGSCQDVVLQGDEIDLSQLPIQSCWPGEPAPLITWPLVVTKGPGRRKEDDFNLGIYRMQVLGKDRTLMRWLKHRGGAQHYQRWKNEKPEPLPAAVVIGADPGTILAAVTPVPDTLSEYQFAGLLRGKKVDLVDCKTVPLKVPAEAEIVIEGHVSLDEYGDEGPYGDHTGYYNSVEKFPVFKVSAITMRRDPIYLTTFTGRPPDEPSILGEALNEVFIPLIQQQFPEIVDFWLPPEGCSYRIAVVSMKKAYPGHAKRVMMGAWSYLRQFMYTKWLIVVDDDINARDWKDVMWAVSTRMDPVRDVTMIENTPIDYLDFASPESGLGGKIGLDATNKWEPETKREWGEEIRMDQDIIDLVDRKWSSLGLPGSGKAIWK, from the coding sequence ATGCCTTTTTCCTCCCTGCGCGATTTCATGGCCCAGCTTGAAAGCAAGGGCCGCCTTCGTCGCGTCACCGAACCGGTCTCCCCCGTTCTCGAAATGACGGAGATCCAGACCCGGCTTCTGGCCGAAGGCGGACCGGCGGTTCTCTTCGAGAATGTCGTCGGGCCGGACGGGCGAAAATACGGGATGCCGGCGCTGGCCAATCTTTTCGGCACCGTTGAACGGGTGGCCTGGGGCATGGACCGGGAGCCGGAACAGCTCCGCGAGGTGGGCGAGACCCTGGCCTTCCTGCGCCAGCCGGAACCGCCGGGCGGCTGGCGCGAGGCGCTCGACATGCTGCCGCTGCTAAAGACGGTGATGGCGATGAAGCCACGCACGGTCGGGTATGGATCCTGCCAGGATGTCGTGCTGCAGGGCGACGAGATCGATCTCTCCCAACTGCCGATCCAGAGCTGCTGGCCGGGCGAGCCGGCGCCGCTCATCACCTGGCCGCTGGTGGTCACCAAGGGACCGGGCAGGCGCAAGGAAGACGATTTCAATCTCGGCATCTACCGCATGCAGGTGCTGGGCAAGGACCGGACGCTGATGCGCTGGCTGAAGCATCGCGGCGGGGCGCAGCATTACCAGCGCTGGAAGAACGAGAAGCCGGAGCCGCTGCCGGCCGCCGTCGTGATCGGCGCCGATCCGGGCACCATCCTCGCCGCCGTGACGCCGGTGCCGGACACGCTCAGCGAATACCAGTTCGCGGGCCTGCTGCGCGGCAAGAAGGTCGACCTGGTGGACTGCAAGACGGTGCCGCTGAAAGTTCCGGCGGAGGCCGAAATCGTCATCGAGGGTCATGTCTCGCTCGACGAATATGGCGACGAAGGGCCCTACGGCGACCACACCGGCTACTACAATTCGGTCGAGAAATTTCCGGTTTTCAAGGTCTCCGCCATCACCATGCGGCGCGACCCGATCTATCTCACGACTTTCACCGGACGGCCGCCGGACGAGCCCTCGATACTCGGCGAAGCCCTCAACGAGGTGTTCATTCCGCTGATCCAGCAGCAGTTTCCGGAGATCGTCGATTTCTGGCTCCCGCCGGAAGGTTGCTCCTACCGGATCGCTGTCGTCTCGATGAAGAAGGCGTATCCCGGCCATGCCAAGCGGGTGATGATGGGCGCCTGGTCCTATCTTCGGCAGTTCATGTACACGAAATGGCTGATCGTCGTGGATGACGACATCAACGCGCGGGACTGGAAGGACGTGATGTGGGCGGTCTCGACCCGCATGGACCCGGTCCGCGACGTGACCATGATCGAGAACACCCCGATCGACTATCTCGACTTCGCAAGTCCCGAATCCGGTCTCGGAGGCAAGATCGGCCTCGACGCCACGAACAAATGGGAGCCCGAGACGAAGCGGGAGTGGGGGGAAGAGATCCGGATGGACCAGGACATCATCGATCTGGTCGACCGGAAATGGTCCTCGCTCGGGCTCCCTGGAAGCGGCAAGGCGATCTGGAAGTAG